One stretch of Harmonia axyridis chromosome 1, icHarAxyr1.1, whole genome shotgun sequence DNA includes these proteins:
- the LOC123685803 gene encoding putative gamma-glutamylcyclotransferase CG2811 isoform X1, whose protein sequence is MENPETRQFKFQIVILLRKNANSTFNPLRKTGFMKMDVYHKVFVYGTLKTGEPNHHVFKGNMEGRYKLLCDAATVEKYPLIIGTKYNIPFLLQEPGTGHNVKGELYEVDDKVLTVLDELEDHPNFYVREEVDVISSKDSNIHKAWIYFIKNFQRRLLNNIMLECYTNNGQSPKYVERYLRKGENFSYDEVLNR, encoded by the exons atggaaaatccCGAAACACgtcaatttaaatttcaaattgtcaTTCTTCTTCGTAAAAATGCAAACTCTACCTTCAACCCCCTTCGAAAGACAG GATTCATGAAAATGGATGTATATCACAAGGTATTTGTTTATGGGACATTGAAAACTGGGGAACCAAATCATCATGTATTCAAAGGAAACATGGAAGGACGCTACAAACTTCTTTGTGATGCAGCAACTGTAGAAAAATATCCTCTTATAATtggaacaaaatataatattccatTCCTACTCCAGGAACCAG GAACGGGACACAATGTAAAAGGCGAGTTATATGAAGTGGACGATAAAGTATTGACAGTTCTGGATGAACTTGAAGATCACCCAAATTTTTACGTTAGAGAAGAAGTTGATGTTATCTCAAGCAAGGACTCCAACATTCACAAGGCATGGATTTACTTCATCAAGAATTTCCAGAGGCGTCTACTGAACAATATAATGTTGGAATGCTATACAAACAATGGTCAATCACCGAAATACGTTGAAAGGTATCTAAGAAAAGGAGAAAATTTCAGTTACGATGAGGTTTTGAATcgataa
- the LOC123685794 gene encoding protein CDV3 homolog, producing MADLDDFFAKKDRKKSKSNKKFSTTDEVAKKLEDNAKKTEIKKKPERPADGEEPSTPEVEQDEWKEFEEEKKDYTGLKIGNLSINPNNDGSQGNTDSNSEQQQGEEGDQQSDRKAGPWKKIEDMENAAPPPPPPKVEEKPKPQNRTGTGAYVIPKLRHQQIHNRNPKPVVRGAPDVHNEEMFPTLSKTNETRRSRNEGSFEVVQHSKSSSYRHLEQTRMNASEGPKLTLGNRFNKLSHDS from the exons atgGCAGATTTAGACGATTTTTTCGCTAAGAAAGACAGAAAAAAAAGcaaaagtaataaaaaattttccacAACTGACGAAGTGGCAAAAAAGTTAGAAGATAATGCTAAGAAAACGGAAATAAAAAAGAAGCCGGAACGTCCAGCGGATGGAGAGGAACCCAGCACACCTGAGGTG GAACAAGATGAATGGAAAGAATTCGAAGAGGAAAAAAAGGATTATACAGGTTTAAAAATTGGTAATTTAAGTATTAACCCGAACAATGATGGAAGTCAAGGAAATACTGATTCAAATTCAGAACAACAACAAGGAGAGGAAGGAGATCAACAATCTGATAGAAAGGCTGGTCCCTGGAAAAAGATTGAAGATATGGAGAATGCTGCACCACCTCCTCCTCCTCCCAAAGTTGAAGAAAAGCCCAAACCTCAAAACAGAACTGGAACGGGAGCTTATGTCATTCCAAAATTGAGGCATCAACAAATTCATAATCGAAACCCCAAACCTGTTGTAAGGGGAGCACCTGATGTTCATAATGAGGAAATGTTTCCTACTCTGTCGAAAACTAATGAAACGAGAAG atctaGAAATGAAGGGAGTTTTGAAGTTGTGCAACACAGCAAATCGAGTTCATATCGGCATTTGGAACAAACAAGGATGAATGCTTCAGAAGGACCTAAGTTAACTCTTGGAAATCGTTTCAATAAACTTAGCCATGATAGCTAA
- the LOC123685803 gene encoding putative gamma-glutamylcyclotransferase CG2811 isoform X2, which yields MENPETRQFKFQIVILLRKNANSTFNPLRKTGFMKMDVYHKVFVYGTLKTGEPNHHVFKGNMEGRYKLLCDAATVEKYPLIIGTKYNIPFLLQEPGTGHNVKGELYEVDDKVLTVLDELEDHPNFYVREEVDVISSKDSNIHKAWIYFIKNFQRRLLNNIMLECYTNNGQSPKYVESEEATLDDLHCA from the exons atggaaaatccCGAAACACgtcaatttaaatttcaaattgtcaTTCTTCTTCGTAAAAATGCAAACTCTACCTTCAACCCCCTTCGAAAGACAG GATTCATGAAAATGGATGTATATCACAAGGTATTTGTTTATGGGACATTGAAAACTGGGGAACCAAATCATCATGTATTCAAAGGAAACATGGAAGGACGCTACAAACTTCTTTGTGATGCAGCAACTGTAGAAAAATATCCTCTTATAATtggaacaaaatataatattccatTCCTACTCCAGGAACCAG GAACGGGACACAATGTAAAAGGCGAGTTATATGAAGTGGACGATAAAGTATTGACAGTTCTGGATGAACTTGAAGATCACCCAAATTTTTACGTTAGAGAAGAAGTTGATGTTATCTCAAGCAAGGACTCCAACATTCACAAGGCATGGATTTACTTCATCAAGAATTTCCAGAGGCGTCTACTGAACAATATAATGTTGGAATGCTATACAAACAATGGTCAATCACCGAAATACGTTGAAAG tGAAGAGGCGACGTTGGACGATTTGCACTGTGCTTAG
- the LOC123685803 gene encoding putative gamma-glutamylcyclotransferase CG2811 isoform X3 has product MYSNQDDEFIPFGICTRYKRFMKMDVYHKVFVYGTLKTGEPNHHVFKGNMEGRYKLLCDAATVEKYPLIIGTKYNIPFLLQEPGTGHNVKGELYEVDDKVLTVLDELEDHPNFYVREEVDVISSKDSNIHKAWIYFIKNFQRRLLNNIMLECYTNNGQSPKYVERYLRKGENFSYDEVLNR; this is encoded by the exons atgtaCAGTAACCAAGAtgatgaatttattccatttggcaTTTGCACAAGGTATAAGA GATTCATGAAAATGGATGTATATCACAAGGTATTTGTTTATGGGACATTGAAAACTGGGGAACCAAATCATCATGTATTCAAAGGAAACATGGAAGGACGCTACAAACTTCTTTGTGATGCAGCAACTGTAGAAAAATATCCTCTTATAATtggaacaaaatataatattccatTCCTACTCCAGGAACCAG GAACGGGACACAATGTAAAAGGCGAGTTATATGAAGTGGACGATAAAGTATTGACAGTTCTGGATGAACTTGAAGATCACCCAAATTTTTACGTTAGAGAAGAAGTTGATGTTATCTCAAGCAAGGACTCCAACATTCACAAGGCATGGATTTACTTCATCAAGAATTTCCAGAGGCGTCTACTGAACAATATAATGTTGGAATGCTATACAAACAATGGTCAATCACCGAAATACGTTGAAAGGTATCTAAGAAAAGGAGAAAATTTCAGTTACGATGAGGTTTTGAATcgataa